Below is a window of Andrena cerasifolii isolate SP2316 chromosome 5, iyAndCera1_principal, whole genome shotgun sequence DNA.
TAGATGAGAAATCGTCCAGGGGGGATTAGCTTTGGCTCTAGCCCAGTACAACATATGTCCACGTACCTGAATTGCGACAATAACGTTTCCTAATACTGAATGGAGCCGCGGGCTCGTGGCACGCGCATCGGATGGACAGACAGACGGAGCACGCAGGTACTACGCACGGTCACGCCCGGTACACCTGGCCAGGTACAGACCTAGAGACACGCTGTGCGTCCGACGGCGCGCGGACGGGGTGAGCGGAGCAACGTGCCACCGATTATCCCTGTCGCCGTGCGTGTTGCACGTGTGTTGTATACGTGTGCGCGGCCTGTAGACGCGTTGGAGTCGAGCCGGATCCAGGCCTACACGCCGTCGCGCGTGTACGAGACAGAACAACCCGCGATATTCGGTGACGtggtcgcgcgcgcgcgttgtTGATATATATTACTTATGCATGTGTGTGTTTGGGTGTCGGTGTAGTTGTATGCGTGTGTATACGATGTGTCAATCAATCGGAACTGAAGAATGAACTAAAACGGAAAGAAATGAAACTATAGCGAAAGAAGGGAGCAGACAAGCGGCCAGTAGCTCTTCTACTCCTGGACTCGAGACGGAACTGGCCCGTGGTGGCCCGTTCCGCTCCACGCCACCTCGGGGCTCACCCTCCACCCCCGTCGGCGACCCCTTTCGCCCCTCCTCGTGCTCGAGGCCCGACTAGCGGATCGCGCGGCCACCTAGTCACCCCCGGCACTTCGGGGTTGGACGAGACTAGGGCGGTGGTCGTTGAACCAAGTATATAGACGAGCTGTCTGCGTCGTACCGGTTGCGCGCGAGCCCCCTGCTTTCCTTTCCCCCTATTCAGCGCATCCCTCTCGCGCCGCCTTTCCAACCCTATTCGCAGGGGGGTTCGCTTCTGTGTCTCCTTTCTCCACCTCGATCCTTCTCTTTAAATTTCGATTCTCTTTCGATCATCCCTCTCTTTCTTCAacccttttattttattccaaCCCTTGGCAGTCCGAGTCTCTCCTTCTCTTCGTACTCTTTGTACCCCCCTCCATCGAGTTTCGCTTTCGCTTCCCCAGCTACTTCAACCCCCTCGATCATGTATATCCGTCTTTTTCCCTCCAGCGCCTCCAAGTTACGCGGCTCACTTCTCTTACTCTTGCATCCCCCGTCTCCCATTGCAACCCAGACCCACTCCCGTCCCTTCGCCTTTCCCTCTGctatttttttctcctctccACTTCTTCCTCGAGCTCGATCCAACCTCAACCCTTGGACCTGTACATGCACGGCTTGCAACGAGCCACCAACACACGCTGTTCGCAGGAACCGTTGCAGAACGGTGGTACGGGCGAAACCCATGCCCTCTGATCTATCGCGAACATGAACCTTATCGCGTCCCCGATTGATAGCTCAACAAGTACACACATACCCCGTTGCGCGCCACTTTCTCATACTCTGCATGCGTTCTCACTCCGAGGAAACAAATCCACCCTCGCAGGGTCCCAGAGCGCTCCGGCAATTCAGCCATCCAGACCGCTGTAATGTCCTTCCCCAAGTATTACCATCCACGGGGCAAAGTCAAATATTTGTCGCGATTGATGACCGCGGACCTGCTCGATAACTAGCTAATATAGCGTTCAAATTTTCCAGCCAGTGTTGCGCAGCGCTATAGAAATTTGGACGCCAGTCGGGGGCGCGTCAGCTCCAGAGACGAGGGCTAAATTTATGGGATGCAGAAAGGGTCgaggtatacatatgtataccctTTATCCGGCGCTGATGCGCGCACCCAGACATCCCGTGCAGCAACCACCTACGAGCCCGAGCGAACCCGAGTTCTCGCGAACTTTCGCGATCTGGGTACGACGTGGGCGGAGACCGACCCCGGCTAACCGGGCTTAACCCCTACCACGGACACTTGTTATGCAGCAGAAACTTTGTCAGAGATTGCAGCTTTTCATTCCACAACTTTTACTCgccaattaaaatcaattctaCGAACAACCGCCGCCAAAGAAATAACCTATCTACCGCGTATTTCGTGGGCGATCGATAAATTAATGCGCTTAATATTCATTTATACATTTCGTACAAATCGATCGCCTGGCTCTTAGGAATCAATCCTTTTCTTCCTATCTGATAATCGAGATTCCAACTAATTACATGTAGTTTAGAACTGGAGCTTTATCTTCCGTTGTAGAGACGCGTCAGTATCGCCACAATAACACAGATCCGATTTAGTattcaatataataatatatagctGTATAAGTAATAGAGTATAGCCTAGTTAATCGAAATATAAACCACCGAAACTTGGCACGCAGGTgctacgtattatgtttgtttCGCACTCACCGAATGCAGCCACGTGATGCATTTCCTTGCGATGAAAATCGTCGACTGTTTTGCAGTGGAAGACCTAGTCGATGATACGCAACACCTTTTCATAGGCTCTTCTATTGTCTTCAATAATAAGTTGTTTACGTATCACACTGACGCACTGTTTATCGATGTCCTTAGCATAAACTTTGAGGTTATACAATGTAGATCTGTTTACACTTCGTGCCGTGGCACGAATGTTCATTGAAACGTTTCGAATACAGAATGGGCTGAGAAAAGTGTCTCTTTCACGTACTACTTCGCGTCTGCTCGATAAAAATGACCGTCGAAAGTTTCGAGAGGCAGCCGGGTCCCCATACAGTGGCACATGGTTGGCAATATTGTTCTAAGAGGCCGTTCGGTACCTTCGATACTTTTCCACGAACGAAAACAATACAAGTACTTTCTCGAATCTGTCGCGGTACGTATGTATACGCAAAAACTAATCTCTAAGTAACATGTCGCGTCACGTTACGACAGTGAACGGAGGAAACGACTGGATTGGACTAGATATTTTAAACTGGTCCGAAAGCGAAAGAAGGTGACGAAGGCAAAGTGAAGACAGACATTCTTTCGTTAACTTTAAGACACTTTTTATGAAATCTGTGCTCACAGCAAGTAACGACAGTGGAATTTGTGAAACGAAGGAAATGGTAAGTTCATCTAACCATCCACCTCCATCTCACGCACCAGTTTCAATTCTAACGTCGCGACGCGGGAGAACAAAGTGGTATGGTGCTGCCACCATGCGTTCTTTCTCCTAAAAACGTACTTCGTGAAACTGACACTTTCagttattcatttatatctaCGAAATTACCTACTTAAACACATGTACACGAACCATGTCGTTCTATTTCTCTTTGAATCACGTTTCCTATGTCAATAAGTGCAACGTCCAGAATGAATTCGTGCGGGAAAGAAAAGTTGCCGCGTAACAACTACGCGTACACAGTACCAAGTCCGTAGAATTTATATGTCCATGAATGGATTTGTACAAAGAAACTTATCTTACCGAAACTAATTGCAAGAGAAATTCCACCTCACGTCCTTTTGCTTTTTGAATTCAGAATTGTAACGACAATCGCGAAACCCGCGGAGCGCCATCTGGGAGATATTTCTAGATAGGACATACGGTTCACGGATACGTAATGAGCCCGTCCCGCAGTTCCCGCACAGACGCCGCCATATTGTACAGGAGGAACGTGGAGAGGAACGAGAGGTGCAGCCACGCCATTGTGCGCATCACTCTATTTCTTGTGCAACGGCACCAGTAGAACGAGCAAAGTAAGTGGAATCTTGACGCGGACGGACCCGTCGCGCGAACAAGAACTGTTTCCTTGAAAATTGGCCGCATCGGGAGAAAAGCTGCGGGCCACATCGGGTAATGATCGTTAATTGCAACGCCACGATGTTTCTTCCTTCACCCCGACGGATCAAGATTTTCTGTTCCATCATTATTCGTTTCGCTACCATTCCGTTCAGCCGCTGTTTCCCTCAACATTTGCACGTTTGGTTTTTACCGGGTTAATAATATCGATTGATCGTCGGTCTCTCTCTGCCATTACGCTCTCCGACCGCGGACTTGCGTTACAGAACGAAACGCATGACGTTGCCTTTGATTGCTCGCCGAGAATAATGCAGTTTTTGCGATAGCGATAAATTCGGCTTGCTTTATGTGTTAAAGTAACTGTCGTAATGTCCGACCGCCCAAATGCAGTGGATAAATCGCGCTTGGTACGGGTACCATTGTGTATAGGTGGTTTTTTAAATGAGTTATTATTGATTTATTGTCACCGCTGCGTTGTATTTTACGGGATATCGCGATCGTTACTTTATATTCTGTATTATGTAGGGTCGGCGTAAAGTAAGAGggtattaatttaataaagggCTTCTCTTGCTGCTTCAATTGAATTTTAAATGCTTACTGCCTATCGCTTTAAATGTAATCTGCAGGCGCGAATTTCCTAAATTGCACCTCGAGGAGGATGTTAATTAAATTGGAGGGTTTAATGTAAGAGAAATAATTTTGACTGTTCTAGACTGTTACTTAGATGAATGGAAAACATGTACAGTAACAATATCGACCCCTGGGAGCCGGGTTACGGGCCCGAAAGGAGAGGTCACAATTCGGACTACGACTATCGCAACGATTATGGGAGCAGCAGGTCGCCAGATTACGCGGAGCACCGCGATAACGAGCATCGCGACAGGGACCATCGTAGCCCGGAATACAGAAATCATCGTGGGAGAGACAGAGACCGCGAAAGGGATCGCTCCAGAGACAGGAGGGATCGTAGCAGAGACGACAGAGATCGTAGCTACAGAGACAGAGAGGATCGCTATGGAAGGCAAAGAGAGAGAGACTCcgtagagagagacagagatcgGGATCGCGAccgagacagagacagagatcgCTCTAGGAGAGACAGGGATAGAGACAGGGATAGGGATCGCAGGGGGAAACGAGAGGACAGAGATCGGGATCGCGACGACGATCATAGCCGAGAGAGTATGGACTTTGAGCACGACCATGGGCGTTCCTACGGTTCGTCCATGGAAGGTATCCACTACAAATCTCAATCCCCGAACAACACCATAATGATTCGCGGGCTTGCTCAGCACATTACAGAAAATGACGTAGGTTGTCAACTTAGCGGGCTGACATAATCAGCCATTCCGCGAGCCAGGGTTTGCACGCGTGCATCACTGTTATCATTATGATGTGTGTATCACAGGTGCGGCAAGACATCCTCAACTGTGGTCTCATGCCCAAGGACATCAGGCTGATTCGTAAAAAGGATACAGGTAATTATCGCCATGTCTGCTACTTAAAAAGCCTCCCCTCGACCTAATGTGTAAACTAGTGATCCGCTTTTCATCTCAGCAGGTTGCATTAGATCTGTTTAGTCTTAAGTTGTTATGTTTTTTAGTGGTCattgaaagaaaattgtttgaaatctcTAGCAACGACGAACATGCGCGGATCGCAATTTCATTCGAAACTGTAAATAATCGAAGAagatttcaaagaatttttGCGCTGGGTAAAAATCTCCGTTATTAGTATTACGTCGGTACCAATCATGCATATCCCATAATTGACAAAGCGGTATACAATGAACACAAGTGCTATCGATCGAATACGAATCATTCATTCATTTTCTGCTCTTGCGACAAGGTAAGTCTGTAATAAATGCAGGAAGAGTATATCGGGGGAAATCAGATCATCATTAATCGTCGCGCAAGGCTGGAATAAATTATCTTCTATAAACTCAAAATCCTTTAACATCTCATATCTCCGTAACGAATCACTGTATTCCATTGTATGTTGTATATATGAAACCCTCTTTGACAAACACACTGGCTGTGTCATTCTAATACGGATAACCACTTTTATATCACTCGTACAAATGGGAGAACATGTACCTAGCATACGCAAATTCTTGGGAGGGTAATTCTGTTTGTACGATCTCTACTACCGCTACTTCGTTCTACCTTATTCTAATCAAACACAAAACGGAGGCTAAGAGATTATCGGTAGGACTGggactaaaataaaaaaaaaaaacagaaagaatcgcgtaaaagaaagaaagagagagagagggagagagagggagagagagagagagagagagaaaagcacGCATAGAAAGTCCGTCTCTCGTCCATGTAGAATTCGTTCTGCTGAGCTTTAGGCAAATGGAAATGAAAGCAAGCGACGAAGCGAAGAGAAATACTTCGTTCGAAACACAGTCTGTCAATGGTTGGTGCTGTGATTGCCTGCCCTCTCAGAGTAGAGACACCCAGGCAAAACGTGGATTAACTTTGGATATGTGTGTATTTGCTCTGTATAGGTGCTTCGCGAGGTTTTGCATTCGTCGAGTTTAACGCGACTCAGGAGGCCGCACGGTGGATGGAGATGAAACAGGTAGAAAGAAGTTCAGTCCAGATACCCAACCGATGCGTTGTGCGCGTGCCACCGACGCCCCGTGGCGGCAAGGCACGGTAACGCAGCCCCCTGGCCTTCCCCATGGCCATGGCTGTGCACCTAATCAAAGGCTACTTCAATCTACCGTACCTAATTATTTATCTCTAGGAGTCCCCCCCACATACTTTGCAGACTTTTCTTAACTCGCTCGCAATTATTCCGTCTTATTGGATTTTAAAGTTCATTACATTCAGAGGCCGCGCCGCGTGCTTTTATTACCTATCCTCTTCTATCTATCATAAAAGTTTGTGGACTAACAATGAAGATCGGAGGAGGGTCATTCCAATCGTCTTATCTTTTTGCGTACAATGCATATACGTAATACATATATTCGGCATGATGATGGTTTACTTTCGTACCAGTCACACTTTTTGCTATATTCTTACAAGACAAATTgctttctcgttttttttttcttttttgttttaaatttatttaccttttattATATCATTTCAAATCTGCTTCTATCATTTAACTTTGGTTCTCGATGAAATAGACCAACATTGACGGAGCATACTTGAAAGAATGGCAACTTATGTGCACGacatttcttttctatttcaCGTGTAAATTTTGTATAATGCAAGCGATCATACGTACGTTTGCTTGTCTTCCACGAGTTCTCAATTTTCTTCAATCgagcaaaaaagaaaaatgttaccGCGCATGCACATAAATGTATAGTCGGTCCGCAAGCCGTGTGGAATGGCCCACATTTATAAGCCCACGACATTTTACTTTACTGTTCGTTCGAGACGGAAAGCTATGAAGTAGAGAAACTATATAATTTCGTCAACCAAGAAGGAAGTTTACGGGATAAACAAGAGGCTTTGGGAGGATGCTGGACGGGATAACACTGAAATTCTCTGTTTCAGGGAGTACTGATGCTACAGGACCAATACCGCGCCTTGATGCAGTACAGTATACCGAAAGATTGTCATGTAGATAAGCCACCAGCAAAGAACACGCAGGATTGGCATTGCGTTAAGGTACGACTGTTTATAACAATCCAACATTTCCTCATTCAAACGCAACTGTCCCCTCAATCTGTTCCTTTCCTTGTTTACAGTGCGGGGCACACAATTTCAAGAGGCGCGAAACATGCTTTAAATGTTCGGCGTCCAGAGCGGAGAGCGAAGAAGGTGGAGAAGGTAGCGATGAAATCAGTCCTCATCCTACGAACACTGTTCTACTTCGGGGATTGGACGTATTGACGACCGAAGATTCGGTGTTGCAAGCGATGAAGAACCTTTCATCGATGCCGATACGCAGCATTCGCATCGGCCGTGACACCCTTACAAACACGTCGAGGGGTGTGTGCTACTTAGAGATGGGCAACGTGGTGGACGCCATGTATTTGCATACGGCCCTGACGAAGCAGGGCCTGGTGGTGGACGGGCGAAAGGTGGAGATCACGTATTGCAAGCTCCACCAGATAAACAACACCAACACGTGGAAGGCGAACGACAGCCAACCGCAGAGATACACGCTAGACGACGTTGCTCAATTGGCGGAGTATAGTGCCAACTTATACGCTAAGACGCCTGCCCAGAAAGCTCACTATCTTCAGTATTACACGCAATATTATCAGAACCAAATAATGCAAGGATCAGCCATTACTTTGCCATCGCTGAATCAGACTGACAGGGTGAACGCGGCGGCGGCCGTGGCACAGTCTGCCATACAGCAGTTGCAGGCATCGAGGAAACTAGGGGACGCGGACGATATGAAAAACAGGCCAACACCTACGGCGCCGACTAGCACCTCGCTAGCTAGTGGAAGAGTGCCTGCACACTCCAGTGATGGTAAAGTGTACTGTAAGTTCGACTTGTGGAGAGCCGCGTGTTATCTAATTTTTCTATGACAATCTCTGACCGTAACCTGGTGTGTGTTACAGCCGTGCCAGACGTTAGTACCTATCACTACGATGAGTCGTCGGGCTACTACTATGATCCAAGCACAGGATTGTACTACGATCCCAATTcgcaatattattataatagtcACACACAACAGTTCCTTTATTGGGACGCTGAATCGTTTTCATATCAACCAGCAAAGGTGAGTAACAGCGATACACATCTTACGCTCGATTATGTACAGAAGTGTTGCTTCCAGAGATCCAAAAtaacaattattcaaatattttcgaaaaaaatcgttaaaaaaaagttaatttttattcaaatggaagGCAATCGTCATTAAATTCtacagaaatttttcaaaaaaatgaagtgattaaaaaatattaagatttacctgttttggttacgaataaccattatcggtGACCAGAATTTCTTTTGGTTACGAtgtaaccaatatctattgccggaacccgcgcttcgcttagggcctaagagatataaaggactccatgaaaatacatttcaccccttctcaCCACATCGGTTCTATTGcagtacaaccgaccccgattgtcgatgttacaatcgcccccgaccatgcttttgaacttcaattataaattttgactaacgagacgcataaaagtgctaagtaacgataTCAGTACTACTTAAAACGTTGCTTTTTAGTTTGTCCAATTACAGActaaaaaatagaagaagcacatacttgcaaaggcagtgtttatattacaattttaagtcagtaagaaaaagttaatttagggtatcgaaaagttattttcttcactatcaatgtcccaaaaaatatttttgttgaaaataatgattattcataaccaaaatcatttaaagaaagATATTAACTCTTATGTCATGActtaaaatttaggttataacagttatgGTTTCTGGTTGTTTCACGATAGTTGAAGTAAGTACCTAACGATCGCTTCCTTTGTGCAGACTGCGACAACCGTCACACCAGCGTCAGGATCAACGACCAGTGGGACAACGATCACGGCCGCCACAACTAGTAGCACAGACTTGACGAACACAGTCGTCACCAATCAAGCAGCAACTTCGTCGATCACCGCTGCGGCGCAAGACGGTTCGAAGGAGGACGAGAGTAAAAAGAAGGACAGCAAGCAGGACAAAGTGAAAGTGGCGAAGAAGATAGCGAAGGACATGGAACGCTGGGCGAAGACGTTGAATCAAAAGAAGGAGAACGCAAAGAGCAACTGGAACTCGGAGTTCGCTGGCGGTGATGGGAATCAGGGCGTCGGCAGCGGTGCCGCGGACGCGGGATACGCCATATTAGAGAAGAAGTCCTTAGCGAACTCTTATCATGAGGAGGAGGACCAGAGTGGAAATAACGGCTTGGTTGCCGCCTACGGTGGCGGTAGCGACACGGAGGAGGAGATAGAAGACGTGCAACAGGAGGAGAGGCAGCACACCGATTGGGCGAAATTAGCGTGCCTGCTGTGTAAACGGCAATTCCCGAGCAAAGAAGCGCTGCTCCGACATCAGCAGCTGTCCGATCTTCACAAGCAGAATTTGGAGAATTGGTATCAAGTGCGCGGTTTGGACCCGAACGATCCGCAACAGAGGAACAACAAGTACCGCGATCGGGCCAAGGAGAGAAGGGCCAAGTATGGGGAGCCGGAACCTCCGCAGCCGAACAAACTGAAAGAGAAGTACTTGAAGACCAGGGTCGAGGAGATCTCTGTGTCCTACGAAGAACCCACCAGGGCTGGTATCGGCTCGGACAATGTTGGCAATAAACTGTTACAAAAAATGGGGTGGAGTGAAGGGATGGGCCTTGGAAAGTCTAACCAAGGCAGGACGAGCATCATCGAGGCGGAGAGGAGAGTTCCTACGGCCGGTTTGGGAGCGAAATCGTCGTCTTATAGTGCGCTACCGGGGGACACGTACAAAGACTGCGTGAAGAAGATGATGTACGCACGTTATCAGGAACTGTCCGACACTTAATACAAGTATCGGTTGGAAAACTGGGTTttacacacacacagacacacacaaAACAAGTACTTGTACTCGATTTTCCATAGACGAATAGGTATGTATgcgtattattcgaatagtatgctGACTGTGTACTGGTAATTGTGCGGTGATGATCCATTCTTGAGATATAtacattacaatttctttttatattttcccTGTACGTACTCACGATAATACGTTTCTCTTCCTATTCTCTATAAGATTGTTAGGAAATAATAAAGTAGTGATGTTCGTATTTGGACATGCcgttgtctttttttttttcactttttttccatTAAATTTTGTACGTTTTACTGATAATATCCGTATcgttactattattttaaaactacTATCCCCCCATAGTACTTTCAATCTTTACAGACGGCGATATACTTTAAACACTATGCGCTTTGTTCGTCGAAGGAAAAGTATATGCCTTAATGTCCCTTTTAATATTTGTCGAGCATAGGGTGCTCTACTCAAGAATGTACGACATGCGAATACCAGTATCGAAATAGTTGAGAAGATCAGCATTTTAAGCAATTCTCGTCTAATGATTTCTGCACAATACAGAGTACTTTTCATATATTGGGGATATGAAATGCAGCGAAGCATTATGAAATATTATCGTTAACGAAGAGTTTGAAGACCCAGTTGCTAATGTGTATCGCGTAACTTTTGCTTTGCACGGTTTCGTCTCGATTTCATGATGCTTATTCGTTAAAAATCAAGCTATTCCGGTCCTTTTTATGACCTGGCGCGACTAAACTGGACACTGGCGGCTCATACATTTATTAAACTGTAACAATCTGCATTAAATTTCGTAATTCCTTTATAATGTAATTATGTCAGATTTcacacgtgtgtgtgtgtatatatgtgtgtgtatatatttatatatatatatatatatagagagagagagagagagagagagagagagagagagagagagagagagagagagagagggagagggagataattatatttatactcGTACATATATACGTCGATCTTTTCATTTATAATTGATTTACGTcgtgttttctttttattgtttCGAGATCGCGCATTCTTCGCAATACATGCACATCGCTACAAGTCATTCGTACACCTtatcgttatttttttaattacacatACAAAACCCATGTAAGAAGTGATAGGTTAAAGAGATGTGATGGTGATAAAAATACACGCGGCATTATTGCTTGCAATACACTCGTGTGTgttctcttttttcttttcgtttgaGAAATCAAAAGTGTTCGGCCATTTTGTTCTGTTTCTTCGAACTTGCAGCTCAACTGGCGCGAACTCGTTCGctctgttaaattttcaaaggAAAGTTTAAAGATCATGCAATCACGATGAACTTGGGAATTATACCTATATTATTAAATGCACgtaaataaatatgtaacaCTTACGAAGTCGAAAATTATGTAATACGATTTTAGAACAGCTTCCCTGCTATGTCTCTctatgtctctctctctctctctctctctctctctctctctctctctctctctctctctctctctctctctctctcattttaAATCCTTAACACGTACTCTAATTGATATTGAGACACTTGTACTCACACGTATAGCTCAAGTATTCTTCGATGATTCGAAACATTTGAACTTTGAGATTTCCGTACTCTGAGATCAAATCTCTTCTCTCTCGAACCGCACGCAACACAAGCTACGAAACTCTCGTCGCATTTTGGTATACGTTTATCACATTACAAGTACTCGGATCGGTGACGATCGGCCACGCAAACTCGGAAGCCGCTCGATATATACGCATCGATCGTTTCGATTACATTTATTCGCCCGCCGCCGCAATTCGAAATAGTAAACAATGGTAGGAGTACGGTGATATATTTATCTTCTCGGTCGTTATAAATAGAATACTAAAAAGTACCGAGTATAAATAACTAAGTCGATATATTACGAAAAAATTGACACGCTtatttactttgatttttttaggCATATTCCTAGAGGAACAAACTACGATTCTCTGTTTGTATATAAAGAAGTTTTGTACTATTAAAACCTGCACCTGCTTAAACAAACTGACTATCCCCTTCAATTCAAACAGGAACCAAATGAGCAAGTACGTTCCGCTACctacgcaaaactttaaactatcAAATATGCGAGTTAATTGTACAATAATCAGCAAACAAACTATCAATAAAATGGTTTGCATTTTAAGTGAGTCTTAATTCCCTGGTAATCCGTTAGTTTGTAAACATATAAtgctaaggtcgaagccagatatattggccggtgaattcgttttcgcgagcagcgatcgaggagaaatgaacca
It encodes the following:
- the LOC143369224 gene encoding RNA-binding protein 5 yields the protein MENMYSNNIDPWEPGYGPERRGHNSDYDYRNDYGSSRSPDYAEHRDNEHRDRDHRSPEYRNHRGRDRDRERDRSRDRRDRSRDDRDRSYRDREDRYGRQRERDSVERDRDRDRDRDRDRDRSRRDRDRDRDRDRRGKREDRDRDRDDDHSRESMDFEHDHGRSYGSSMEGIHYKSQSPNNTIMIRGLAQHITENDVRQDILNCGLMPKDIRLIRKKDTGASRGFAFVEFNATQEAARWMEMKQGVLMLQDQYRALMQYSIPKDCHVDKPPAKNTQDWHCVKCGAHNFKRRETCFKCSASRAESEEGGEGSDEISPHPTNTVLLRGLDVLTTEDSVLQAMKNLSSMPIRSIRIGRDTLTNTSRGVCYLEMGNVVDAMYLHTALTKQGLVVDGRKVEITYCKLHQINNTNTWKANDSQPQRYTLDDVAQLAEYSANLYAKTPAQKAHYLQYYTQYYQNQIMQGSAITLPSLNQTDRVNAAAAVAQSAIQQLQASRKLGDADDMKNRPTPTAPTSTSLASGRVPAHSSDGKVYSVPDVSTYHYDESSGYYYDPSTGLYYDPNSQYYYNSHTQQFLYWDAESFSYQPAKTATTVTPASGSTTSGTTITAATTSSTDLTNTVVTNQAATSSITAAAQDGSKEDESKKKDSKQDKVKVAKKIAKDMERWAKTLNQKKENAKSNWNSEFAGGDGNQGVGSGAADAGYAILEKKSLANSYHEEEDQSGNNGLVAAYGGGSDTEEEIEDVQQEERQHTDWAKLACLLCKRQFPSKEALLRHQQLSDLHKQNLENWYQVRGLDPNDPQQRNNKYRDRAKERRAKYGEPEPPQPNKLKEKYLKTRVEEISVSYEEPTRAGIGSDNVGNKLLQKMGWSEGMGLGKSNQGRTSIIEAERRVPTAGLGAKSSSYSALPGDTYKDCVKKMMYARYQELSDT